The proteins below are encoded in one region of Chloroflexota bacterium:
- a CDS encoding response regulator transcription factor, giving the protein MTKVTSVINVLVADDHALIREGLKKTLSGESDMALAGAANNIAELFTQLAQLDVSIVLLDITMPGESGLDALKELRQKYPHLPVLILSFHPEHRFAVRALKAGAAGYITKQSATEELVHAIRKIVSGGRYVSAALAEELAAELDTASDKQPHETLSDREFQVMRLFAAGKTSSEIAQELAVTPSTVNTYRMRILEKMKMKSNVELSRYAIEHKLIE; this is encoded by the coding sequence ATGACCAAGGTCACCTCGGTAATCAACGTCCTGGTTGCAGATGACCATGCGTTGATTCGCGAAGGGTTGAAAAAAACGCTGAGTGGCGAGTCGGATATGGCTCTCGCCGGCGCGGCAAACAACATTGCGGAACTGTTTACGCAACTCGCACAGCTCGACGTGAGCATTGTCCTGCTGGATATTACCATGCCGGGCGAAAGCGGGCTGGACGCCTTGAAAGAGTTGCGTCAAAAGTATCCGCATCTCCCGGTGCTGATCCTGAGTTTCCATCCGGAGCATCGCTTTGCGGTGCGCGCGCTAAAAGCCGGCGCCGCCGGCTACATCACCAAGCAAAGCGCGACGGAAGAATTGGTGCACGCGATTCGCAAAATTGTCAGCGGTGGCAGGTACGTCAGCGCCGCGCTCGCCGAAGAACTAGCCGCCGAATTGGATACCGCGAGCGACAAGCAACCCCACGAAACGCTCTCCGACCGCGAGTTTCAAGTGATGCGTCTGTTCGCCGCGGGCAAAACGAGCAGCGAGATCGCGCAAGAACTTGCCGTCACGCCGAGCACCGTGAACACGTATCGCATGCGGATTCTTGAAAAGATGAAAATGAAATCGAATGTCGAGTTGTCGCGTTATGCCATTGAGCACAAGTTGATCGAATAA
- a CDS encoding response regulator transcription factor: MKVFLVDDSAVIRQRLKRMLANVPGVQVIGEAGGVQEATVAIFKQKPDVVLLDIHLFNGSGIDVLQNLKKVDPTLAVIILTDYPFPQYRQKCIEAGADFFFVKSTEFDRVVPALKQLMERASPATPRPPTE, encoded by the coding sequence ATGAAAGTATTTCTAGTAGATGACTCGGCGGTCATTCGCCAACGGTTGAAGCGAATGCTTGCCAATGTGCCAGGCGTCCAAGTCATCGGCGAAGCGGGGGGCGTGCAGGAAGCGACGGTCGCGATCTTTAAACAGAAACCGGATGTGGTTCTTCTGGATATCCACTTGTTCAACGGGAGCGGCATAGACGTACTCCAAAACTTGAAAAAAGTGGATCCAACTCTGGCGGTCATTATTCTGACCGACTATCCGTTTCCGCAATACCGCCAAAAGTGTATCGAAGCGGGCGCGGATTTCTTTTTCGTCAAATCCACCGAATTCGATCGGGTTGTCCCAGCATTAAAGCAACTCATGGAACGGGCGAGTCCCGCGACGCCTCGTCCGCCGACCGAA
- a CDS encoding sensor histidine kinase, with product MPVRRPLLFTFGAALTLSVLALGLTVVTPLKTGNPFLLFIVAIIISTRLGGLGPGLFATLLTTATSIYFSLLPIGAFGIASFVLIALVIVALVSRDLTAQRKSEKARSLNEELDQRVAQRTGELQAVNEQLRLLAAHLQSAREEERTHIAREIHDEIGTLMTAIKMDLAFLGREIGGNGSQKSPDTLRDEISATTKLVDDAIESVHHIARELRPGVLDHLGLRAALEWQMQEFQERAKIECHFDSNLDELDLDSARATAVFRIMQETLTNVARHADATRVKANLRQEDPYLILEVRDNGKGISEAPDTNRFGILGMRERAHVFGGDVTIHGSPGEGTVVTVRIPV from the coding sequence ATGCCAGTTAGGCGTCCACTGCTCTTTACTTTTGGTGCCGCACTCACTCTGAGCGTCCTCGCACTTGGGTTGACCGTGGTCACTCCGCTGAAAACGGGTAATCCCTTTCTGCTTTTCATCGTCGCGATAATAATCAGCACCCGCTTGGGCGGGCTGGGTCCCGGCTTGTTTGCCACCTTGTTGACTACGGCGACGAGTATTTACTTTTCCCTTTTGCCGATCGGCGCATTTGGCATCGCAAGTTTCGTGTTGATCGCGCTTGTCATTGTCGCGCTGGTTTCCCGCGACCTGACCGCGCAGAGGAAATCGGAGAAAGCGCGATCTCTGAACGAGGAATTGGATCAGCGCGTCGCCCAACGGACTGGCGAACTTCAAGCCGTGAACGAGCAACTGCGGCTTCTCGCGGCGCATCTCCAGTCCGCGCGTGAGGAAGAGCGCACCCACATCGCGCGCGAGATTCACGATGAGATCGGAACCCTGATGACCGCCATCAAAATGGATTTGGCATTCCTGGGTCGCGAGATCGGCGGAAACGGTTCACAGAAATCGCCTGATACCTTGCGCGACGAGATCAGCGCCACGACGAAACTCGTAGACGATGCGATTGAGTCGGTTCACCACATCGCGCGCGAGCTGCGCCCCGGCGTGTTGGATCACCTGGGATTGCGCGCCGCCCTCGAATGGCAGATGCAGGAATTTCAAGAGCGCGCAAAAATCGAGTGCCACTTTGATTCCAACTTGGATGAACTCGACCTGGACTCGGCGCGGGCGACGGCGGTGTTTCGCATCATGCAGGAAACGCTGACGAATGTCGCGCGCCACGCCGATGCGACCCGCGTCAAAGCGAATCTCCGGCAAGAAGACCCATACCTGATCTTGGAAGTGCGCGACAATGGCAAGGGAATTTCCGAAGCGCCCGATACTAACCGGTTTGGCATCCTGGGTATGCGCGAGCGCGCGCATGTTTTTGGCGGCGATGTGACGATCCACGGATCGCCGGGAGAGGGGACTGTCGTCACGGTCAGGATTCCGGTGTGA